In a single window of the Acinetobacter sp. CS-2 genome:
- a CDS encoding SCP2 sterol-binding domain-containing protein: protein MKLSSIPVVKLPLVDVSTDPLDLLVAGLALRMKQLARTSPKFIELVHERQFRIQIGTDLGFARQIIVNNGQIDTVAGDAEKADFILQFADSEQGVKTLMKGDPSAFMTGMQNGTIKMEGDFGLLVWFNKVAKLIPPKLPKPVQEKVKLVRSFIREKTGK from the coding sequence ATGAAACTATCTTCGATTCCTGTCGTAAAATTACCACTGGTCGATGTAAGCACGGATCCGCTTGATTTGTTAGTTGCGGGCTTAGCTTTGCGTATGAAACAGTTGGCGCGTACCAGTCCAAAATTTATTGAACTGGTTCATGAACGTCAATTCCGTATCCAAATTGGCACTGATCTGGGCTTTGCACGTCAAATTATTGTAAATAATGGGCAAATTGACACAGTAGCAGGCGATGCAGAAAAAGCGGACTTCATTTTGCAGTTCGCAGACAGTGAACAGGGCGTAAAAACCTTAATGAAAGGTGATCCAAGCGCTTTCATGACCGGCATGCAAAATGGCACGATTAAAATGGAAGGCGATTTTGGCCTTTTGGTCTGGTTTAACAAGGTTGCCAAACTGATTCCGCCAAAATTACCAAAACCGGTACAAGAAAAAGTGAAACTGGTACGTTCATTTATTCGTGAAAAGACTGGTAAATAA
- the aciT gene encoding AciT family ciprofloxacin tolerance protein, translating to MVTANLATIIGLSLIAAALIAVFFSPYRRLLSFMFAGMLFWGLIEAIRFSTQLAFDLPMGYSYLTALMSVMGILTLLLIREDRRAERALAKRRYIEHTPVYDDEQQHYSSR from the coding sequence ATGGTTACAGCGAATTTAGCAACCATCATAGGCTTAAGCTTGATTGCCGCTGCTTTGATAGCTGTTTTCTTCTCGCCTTATCGTCGTTTGTTAAGCTTTATGTTTGCAGGTATGCTGTTTTGGGGCTTGATTGAAGCCATTCGCTTTAGTACTCAACTGGCGTTTGATTTACCGATGGGATACAGCTACCTGACGGCGTTAATGTCGGTCATGGGGATTTTAACCCTGCTGTTAATCCGCGAAGATCGTCGTGCAGAACGCGCTTTAGCCAAACGTCGCTATATTGAACATACACCAGTCTATGATGATGAGCAGCAACACTACTCAAGCCGTTAA
- the serB gene encoding phosphoserine phosphatase SerB has translation MREIILISFLGPDQPNQFTRLMQVLSVHSLQILDVGQAVIHNQLTLGIVVSSDDQTATALAMKEILILAHDIGLTVRFKPISTSEYDQWVSEGGQTRYIVTALAPELTASHLQAVTQIVSNQGFNIETVTRLSGRPELTGTVEGPKRSCVQFGLKGQMLDATAMRAACLRLSSELSVDVAVQEDNAYRRNRRLVCFDMDSTLIEQEVIDELAIEAGVGEQVAEITERAMQGELDFQQSFRARVALLKGMDASVLPKIAERLTVTEGAERLISTLKALGYRTAILSGGFQYFAEYLQEKLGIDEVHANILDVEDGVVTGEVKGHIVDGARKALLLRELADKMDISLEQAIAVGDGANDLPMLSIAGLGVAFRAKPLVRQNANQAISSVGLDGVLYLLGVHDKDLSRA, from the coding sequence ATGCGAGAAATCATTCTTATATCATTTTTGGGACCCGACCAGCCTAATCAATTTACACGATTAATGCAGGTATTGTCCGTACATTCGTTACAAATTTTGGACGTTGGACAAGCCGTCATCCACAACCAACTGACTTTAGGTATTGTTGTTTCGTCAGATGACCAAACTGCTACAGCATTAGCCATGAAGGAGATTCTGATTCTAGCACATGATATTGGCTTAACAGTGCGCTTTAAACCAATCTCTACATCAGAATATGATCAATGGGTGAGTGAAGGTGGGCAGACCCGTTATATCGTGACGGCACTGGCACCTGAATTGACCGCCTCACATTTGCAGGCCGTGACCCAGATCGTCTCTAACCAGGGTTTTAATATTGAAACCGTGACCCGTTTATCGGGCCGCCCGGAACTTACCGGCACAGTTGAAGGACCAAAACGCTCTTGCGTACAATTTGGCCTCAAAGGACAAATGCTCGATGCTACTGCCATGCGTGCCGCCTGCTTGCGTTTATCCAGTGAACTGAGTGTCGATGTTGCGGTTCAAGAAGATAATGCTTACCGTCGTAATCGCCGTCTGGTCTGCTTCGATATGGACTCGACCCTGATTGAACAGGAAGTGATTGATGAGTTGGCCATTGAAGCCGGTGTCGGTGAGCAAGTGGCTGAAATCACTGAACGTGCCATGCAAGGTGAACTGGACTTCCAGCAAAGTTTCCGCGCCCGTGTCGCTTTGCTCAAAGGTATGGATGCCTCTGTTTTACCTAAAATTGCCGAGCGTCTGACCGTGACTGAAGGGGCAGAGCGCCTGATTTCAACCTTGAAAGCGTTGGGCTATAGAACTGCAATTCTTTCCGGTGGTTTCCAGTATTTTGCCGAATACCTGCAAGAAAAATTGGGGATTGATGAAGTCCATGCCAATATTCTGGATGTGGAAGATGGCGTGGTCACAGGTGAAGTCAAGGGTCACATTGTAGATGGCGCTCGCAAAGCCTTGTTGCTGCGTGAATTGGCAGACAAAATGGATATTTCACTGGAACAGGCCATTGCCGTGGGTGATGGTGCCAATGACTTGCCAATGCTGTCGATTGCCGGTTTAGGGGTGGCTTTCCGCGCCAAACCTCTGGTTCGCCAGAATGCCAATCAGGCGATTTCAAGTGTGGGTCTGGATGGGGTGTTATATCTTCTAGGTGTACATGATAAAGACCTGAGCCGTGCCTAA
- a CDS encoding bile acid:sodium symporter family protein — protein sequence MSAFLRLTQFIQKTFALWVVLFAAIALIFPEAFIWLKAYITWMLGIIMFGMGMTMTVDDFKGVVQSPKAVGIGVVAQFVVMPGLAYGLCQLFQLPPEIAIGVILVGCCPGGTASNVITYMAKGNTALSVACTSVSTLLAPVLTPAIFYFLASQWIEINALSMLGSIIQVVLFPIILGLMIRAVLKSKVDSYIQVMPLISVLAIVAIVAAIIAGSKTQILQSGLLILGVVALHNGLGYLLGFWASRLFKLPYADCKAVAVEVGMQNSGLGVALAAVHFAASPLTAVPSAIFSLWHNISGPALASYWASRTDKIEE from the coding sequence ATGTCTGCTTTTTTGCGCTTGACCCAATTTATTCAGAAAACCTTTGCCCTGTGGGTAGTGCTATTTGCCGCTATTGCTTTAATTTTTCCGGAAGCCTTTATCTGGCTTAAAGCCTATATTACCTGGATGCTGGGAATCATCATGTTCGGTATGGGCATGACCATGACCGTGGATGATTTTAAAGGAGTAGTGCAAAGTCCCAAAGCCGTGGGGATTGGTGTGGTCGCACAATTTGTGGTGATGCCGGGACTCGCTTATGGCTTATGCCAGCTGTTTCAGTTACCCCCTGAAATTGCTATCGGGGTAATTCTGGTCGGCTGTTGCCCGGGCGGCACAGCATCCAATGTGATTACCTATATGGCTAAAGGCAATACTGCGTTATCGGTTGCCTGTACTTCGGTTTCGACTCTTTTAGCGCCTGTATTAACTCCGGCAATTTTTTATTTTCTGGCTAGCCAGTGGATTGAAATTAATGCCCTCTCGATGCTGGGTTCGATTATTCAGGTGGTATTGTTTCCAATTATTCTGGGTTTAATGATTCGGGCGGTACTGAAGTCAAAAGTGGACTCTTATATTCAGGTGATGCCCTTGATTTCAGTGCTGGCGATTGTGGCCATTGTGGCGGCAATTATTGCAGGAAGTAAGACACAAATTTTGCAATCTGGTTTATTGATTCTAGGGGTTGTGGCTTTGCACAATGGTCTGGGCTATCTGCTGGGTTTCTGGGCAAGCCGTTTGTTTAAATTACCTTATGCAGACTGTAAAGCCGTTGCGGTAGAAGTCGGCATGCAAAACTCGGGTTTAGGCGTGGCTTTAGCAGCAGTGCATTTTGCTGCCTCACCACTAACTGCGGTGCCGAGTGCCATTTTTAGTTTATGGCATAATATTTCAGGTCCAGCATTAGCGAGTTATTGGGCAAGCAGGACAGATAAAATAGAAGAATGA
- the pncA gene encoding bifunctional nicotinamidase/pyrazinamidase yields the protein MMQNAALIVVDVQRGFTPGGNLAVANADQIIPNINQLGLHFDNIVITQDWHPENHISFAENHSGKTPFEMIQLDYGSQVLWPSHCVQGTADAELHPDLHLPTAQLVIRKGAHAHIDSYSAFLEADQKTTTGLAGYLKERGIDTVFIVGIATDFCVAWTAIDACKLGFKSYVISDATKGIDLHGSLQHAWQDMLAAGVKRILMKDIVQRHIS from the coding sequence ATAATGCAGAATGCGGCTTTGATTGTGGTGGATGTGCAACGAGGATTTACGCCGGGAGGCAATTTGGCTGTGGCCAATGCTGATCAGATTATTCCGAACATCAACCAGTTGGGGCTGCATTTTGACAATATTGTGATTACCCAGGATTGGCATCCAGAAAATCACATTTCCTTTGCCGAGAATCATTCTGGTAAAACACCTTTTGAGATGATTCAGCTAGATTATGGCTCGCAAGTCCTGTGGCCAAGTCATTGTGTGCAAGGCACTGCTGATGCAGAACTTCATCCGGATCTGCATTTACCGACTGCCCAACTGGTCATCCGTAAGGGTGCACATGCCCATATCGACAGCTATTCAGCTTTTCTGGAAGCAGATCAAAAAACCACAACCGGTTTGGCTGGCTATTTAAAAGAACGTGGCATTGATACGGTTTTTATTGTCGGCATTGCCACAGATTTTTGTGTGGCTTGGACCGCAATAGATGCCTGTAAACTGGGCTTTAAAAGCTATGTGATTTCCGATGCCACCAAAGGTATCGATTTACACGGGTCATTACAGCATGCCTGGCAAGACATGCTTGCAGCAGGGGTCAAGCGTATTTTGATGAAGGATATTGTTCAACGCCATATCTCCTAA